One stretch of Oceanimonas pelagia DNA includes these proteins:
- a CDS encoding hybrid-cluster NAD(P)-dependent oxidoreductase — protein MNQDFISPINTQTWSNGRHPVRCVRVIQETWDVRTFCFTAESPLLFFFKPGQFVTLELEIDQQTVMRSYTIASSPSVPYSFSITVKRVPGGVVSNWLHDNLKEGDALAVHGPVGNFNCIDFPSDKVLLLSGGVGITPVMSMLRWWFDTNADVDIQFVHSARTPKDLVFYRELQHMDSRLSNIQLSLICERTDIGETWSGYRGFLNSAMLSQISPDFMEREVFCCGPTPYMKAVRNLLQQAGFDMDRYHEESFGATPVEVIEDVELLAQEASDLADELERTEERLTISFLDSDLQASILPGETLHSAAAQAGLHIPKACGMGICGTCKVRVTKGQVAMEHNGGITDEDIEAGYVLSCCSVPSGDVEVEY, from the coding sequence ATGAATCAGGACTTTATTTCACCCATCAATACCCAGACCTGGAGCAACGGTCGCCACCCGGTGCGCTGTGTGCGCGTGATCCAGGAAACCTGGGACGTGCGCACCTTCTGCTTTACCGCCGAAAGTCCGCTGCTGTTTTTTTTCAAGCCCGGCCAGTTTGTGACCCTGGAGCTGGAAATTGACCAACAAACGGTCATGCGCAGCTACACCATCGCCTCTTCACCCTCGGTGCCCTACAGCTTTTCCATTACCGTCAAGCGAGTGCCCGGCGGCGTGGTGTCCAACTGGCTGCACGACAACCTCAAGGAAGGCGACGCCCTGGCGGTGCACGGCCCGGTGGGCAACTTCAACTGCATCGACTTTCCCAGCGACAAGGTGCTGTTGCTCTCCGGCGGTGTGGGCATTACGCCGGTGATGTCGATGCTGCGCTGGTGGTTCGACACCAACGCCGATGTCGACATTCAGTTTGTGCACAGCGCCCGCACCCCCAAGGATCTGGTGTTCTACCGGGAGCTGCAGCACATGGACTCGCGTCTGTCCAATATTCAGCTCAGCCTGATCTGTGAGCGCACCGACATTGGTGAAACCTGGAGCGGCTACCGGGGCTTTCTCAACAGCGCCATGCTCAGCCAGATCTCCCCCGACTTTATGGAGCGGGAAGTGTTCTGCTGCGGCCCCACTCCCTACATGAAGGCGGTGCGCAACCTGCTGCAACAGGCCGGTTTCGACATGGATCGCTACCACGAGGAAAGCTTTGGCGCCACCCCGGTGGAAGTGATTGAAGACGTGGAGCTGCTGGCCCAGGAAGCCTCGGATCTGGCCGATGAACTGGAGCGCACCGAAGAGCGGCTGACCATTTCCTTTCTCGACAGCGATCTGCAGGCCAGCATTCTGCCCGGCGAAACCCTGCACAGCGCCGCCGCCCAGGCCGGTTTGCACATTCCCAAGGCCTGCGGCATGGGCATCTGCGGCACCTGCAAGGTCAGGGTCACCAAAGGGCAGGTGGCCATGGAGCACAACGGCGGCATTACCGATGAAGATATTGAGGCCGGTTATGTGCTGAGCTGCTGCAGCGTGCCCAGCGGCGACGTTGAAGTGGAATACTGA
- a CDS encoding aromatic ring-hydroxylating oxygenase subunit alpha, producing the protein MEQSNTTVIGTAPALADTVQLLQQRRPGYSLPQACYNSQSVFEADMEQIFSKEWLYVGLTCEIPKTGNYITVEVGNNPITVVRNKDGVQAFHNVCRHRGSRLCTEKKGKVAKLVCPYHQWTYELDGQLIYAGNDMGEQFNKADFPLKKVHTKTAGGYIFICLADNPPEIDEFLAALEHYLEPYDLENAKVAVQSEIVEDANWKLVIENNRECYHCAGSHPELLNTLLEFDDTNDPRATDAFKAHVARKAAEWDAEGIPHEHVSFGLRNRMVRMPLAEGKVAMTIDGSAACNKTLGRVQNRDLGSLRILHLPNSWNHGQSDHLITFQVVPLGPQKTKVITKWVVHKDAVEGVDYDVEKLRRVWDATNAQDRALAEENQRGINSIAYEPGPYSPTYEFGVVNFVNWYADTFVANAGGQTLSVELPE; encoded by the coding sequence ATGGAGCAGAGCAACACCACCGTTATCGGCACCGCCCCCGCACTGGCGGATACCGTTCAGCTGCTGCAGCAGCGTCGTCCCGGTTACTCCCTTCCCCAGGCCTGTTACAACAGCCAGTCGGTGTTCGAGGCCGACATGGAGCAGATCTTCAGCAAGGAATGGCTGTATGTGGGGCTGACCTGCGAAATTCCCAAAACCGGCAACTACATCACGGTGGAGGTGGGCAACAACCCCATTACCGTGGTACGCAACAAGGACGGCGTGCAGGCCTTTCACAATGTGTGCCGGCACCGCGGCTCGCGCCTGTGCACCGAGAAAAAGGGCAAGGTGGCCAAGCTGGTCTGCCCCTATCACCAGTGGACCTACGAGCTGGACGGTCAGCTGATCTATGCCGGCAACGACATGGGCGAGCAGTTCAACAAGGCCGATTTTCCGCTGAAAAAGGTGCACACCAAGACCGCCGGTGGCTACATCTTCATCTGTCTGGCCGACAACCCGCCCGAGATCGACGAGTTTCTGGCGGCGCTGGAGCATTACCTGGAGCCTTACGATCTGGAAAACGCCAAGGTGGCGGTGCAGTCCGAGATCGTGGAGGACGCCAACTGGAAGCTGGTGATCGAGAACAACCGGGAATGCTACCACTGCGCCGGCTCTCACCCCGAACTGCTCAATACCCTGCTGGAGTTCGACGACACCAATGATCCCCGTGCCACCGATGCCTTCAAGGCCCATGTGGCGCGCAAGGCGGCGGAATGGGACGCCGAGGGCATTCCCCACGAGCATGTGTCGTTCGGTTTGCGCAACCGCATGGTGCGCATGCCCCTGGCCGAGGGCAAGGTGGCCATGACCATAGACGGCAGCGCCGCCTGTAACAAGACCCTGGGCCGGGTGCAGAACCGGGATCTGGGCTCGCTGCGCATTCTGCATCTGCCCAACTCCTGGAACCATGGCCAGAGTGATCATCTGATCACCTTCCAGGTGGTGCCGCTCGGCCCGCAGAAGACCAAGGTGATCACCAAGTGGGTGGTGCACAAGGACGCGGTGGAAGGCGTGGACTACGACGTGGAAAAACTGCGCCGGGTATGGGATGCCACCAACGCCCAGGACCGTGCCCTGGCCGAGGAAAACCAGCGTGGCATCAACTCCATTGCCTACGAGCCCGGCCCCTATTCACCCACTTACGAGTTCGGGGTGGTGAATTTCGTTAACTGGTATGCCGACACCTTTGTGGCCAATGCCGGCGGTCAGACCCTGTCCGTCGAACTGCCGGAGTAA
- a CDS encoding BCCT family transporter has translation MVGKDGMLKGMSPAATISSMMIVTLFVLGGALYPDAAASLFDTVSGGILSHFKWYYIAIVALMLVFCVVLACSRFGRLRLGSDDARPEYGLFSWFAMLFSAGMGIGLVFWSIAEPIYHFQSNPFIAEGMTPEAAEVAMRITFFHWGLHPWAIYVVVGLSLAYFSYRQNLPLTIRSALYPLIGRRIYGWMGHAADTLAVFGTVFGVATSLGLGVSQINTGLNHLFGMEVSTGNQLVLILVISAIATASVLSGIGRGVKWLSEINIWLTVAILLFLLVYGPTRYLLQSYVQGVGDYLAHVVPMSTWTDASKDGQWQSWWTVFYWAWWMSWSPFVGMFIARISKGRTIREFICGVLLVPTLLGMLWLTLFGGSALYIELTHTITNAAGEASAAIGQAGIVAAVTDNVTSALYATLTLLDDGAMGYAASVLATVLVALYFITSADSGTLVVTTILSMGNEHPPRSQRVLWGMAVAAVAAILMMAGGLKALQTAAIIAAFPFSAVIMVMMWGLFRALHQEMPVEEPVTVPVKLPPSS, from the coding sequence ATGGTTGGCAAAGATGGAATGTTAAAAGGAATGAGTCCGGCGGCAACGATCAGCTCCATGATGATCGTTACCTTGTTTGTTCTGGGCGGCGCCCTGTATCCGGACGCCGCCGCCAGCCTGTTCGACACTGTGTCGGGCGGCATATTGTCTCACTTCAAGTGGTATTACATCGCCATTGTGGCGCTGATGCTGGTGTTTTGCGTGGTGCTGGCCTGCAGCCGCTTTGGCCGGCTGCGCCTGGGCAGCGACGACGCCCGGCCGGAATACGGTTTGTTTTCCTGGTTCGCCATGCTGTTCAGCGCCGGCATGGGCATTGGCCTGGTGTTCTGGTCCATCGCCGAGCCCATTTACCACTTTCAGAGCAATCCCTTCATTGCCGAGGGCATGACCCCGGAGGCGGCGGAAGTGGCCATGCGCATCACCTTCTTTCACTGGGGCCTGCATCCCTGGGCCATTTATGTGGTAGTGGGGTTGTCGCTGGCGTATTTCTCCTACCGGCAGAATTTGCCGCTGACCATTCGTTCGGCCCTGTACCCGCTGATTGGCCGGCGCATTTACGGCTGGATGGGCCATGCCGCCGACACCCTGGCGGTGTTTGGCACCGTGTTTGGCGTGGCCACCTCCCTGGGGCTGGGCGTCAGCCAGATCAATACCGGGCTGAACCACCTGTTTGGCATGGAAGTCAGCACCGGTAACCAGCTGGTGTTGATCCTGGTGATTTCGGCCATTGCCACCGCCTCTGTGCTCTCCGGCATTGGCCGGGGCGTGAAGTGGTTGTCGGAAATCAATATCTGGCTGACCGTGGCGATCCTGCTGTTCCTGCTGGTGTATGGCCCTACCCGTTACCTGCTGCAGAGCTATGTGCAGGGGGTAGGGGATTACCTGGCCCATGTGGTGCCGATGAGCACCTGGACCGATGCCAGCAAGGACGGCCAGTGGCAGTCCTGGTGGACCGTGTTCTACTGGGCCTGGTGGATGTCCTGGTCGCCCTTTGTCGGCATGTTTATTGCGCGCATCTCCAAGGGCCGCACCATTCGCGAGTTTATCTGCGGTGTGTTGCTGGTGCCGACCCTGCTGGGCATGCTGTGGCTGACCTTGTTCGGCGGCTCGGCGCTGTATATTGAGCTGACCCACACCATCACCAACGCCGCCGGCGAGGCCAGTGCCGCCATTGGTCAGGCCGGTATAGTGGCGGCGGTCACCGACAACGTCACCTCGGCCCTGTATGCCACCCTGACCCTGCTTGACGACGGTGCCATGGGCTATGCGGCCTCGGTGCTGGCCACCGTGCTGGTGGCGCTCTATTTCATTACCTCGGCCGACTCCGGCACTCTGGTGGTGACCACCATTCTGTCGATGGGCAATGAGCATCCGCCCCGCAGTCAGCGGGTGTTGTGGGGCATGGCGGTGGCCGCCGTGGCGGCCATTCTGATGATGGCGGGTGGACTCAAGGCGCTGCAAACCGCGGCCATTATTGCCGCCTTTCCGTTCTCGGCGGTGATCATGGTGATGATGTGGGGGCTGTTCCGGGCCCTGCATCAGGAAATGCCGGTGGAAGAGCCGGTGACGGTGCCGGTGAAGCTGCCGCCATCGTCTTGA
- a CDS encoding GlxA family transcriptional regulator, with protein MSQPQRVGFLLVENFTMISLASAIEPLRMANQLSGKNLYEWVMLSETGQPVRASDGVQVTPDHATHDCGHLDMMLLCGGVGIANARSRHLRAWLQQLAHRKVKLGAVCTGSFLLADAGVLDGYRCTIHWEYMAAFKEAFPRLETSNALYCIDRDRLTSSGGTAPIDMMMHLIEKEHSSALSTAICDMFLCERIRDGQEEQKVLLRHLVGPAQPKLAEVVALMEANLEEPITLDELAHYVGLSRRQVERLFQRHVKCSPSRYYLNLRLKRARQLLRQTSMAIIDIATACGFVSMPHFSKCYRECFGVPPRDDRCSRPVPRAAEAAPVLPRTDFAAHLDTARSEPTFASVIL; from the coding sequence ATGAGTCAGCCACAACGTGTTGGTTTTTTGTTGGTAGAAAACTTCACCATGATCTCCCTGGCATCGGCCATTGAGCCGTTGCGCATGGCCAATCAGCTGTCGGGTAAAAATCTGTATGAATGGGTCATGCTGAGCGAAACCGGCCAGCCGGTGCGGGCCAGCGACGGCGTGCAGGTAACGCCGGATCATGCCACCCACGACTGTGGTCACCTCGACATGATGCTGCTGTGTGGCGGGGTGGGCATTGCCAACGCCCGCAGCCGCCATTTGCGCGCCTGGCTGCAGCAGCTGGCTCACCGCAAGGTCAAGCTGGGGGCCGTGTGTACCGGCAGTTTCCTGCTGGCCGACGCCGGCGTGCTCGACGGGTATCGTTGTACCATTCACTGGGAATACATGGCCGCGTTTAAAGAGGCCTTCCCCCGTCTGGAAACCAGCAATGCCCTGTACTGCATCGACCGCGACCGGCTGACCAGCAGCGGCGGCACCGCCCCCATTGACATGATGATGCATCTGATCGAAAAGGAGCATTCCAGCGCCCTCAGCACCGCCATTTGCGACATGTTCCTGTGTGAGCGCATTCGCGATGGCCAGGAAGAGCAAAAGGTGCTGCTGCGCCACCTGGTGGGGCCGGCCCAGCCCAAGCTGGCGGAGGTGGTGGCGCTGATGGAGGCCAACCTGGAAGAGCCCATTACCCTGGATGAACTGGCTCACTATGTGGGGCTGTCGCGCCGCCAGGTGGAGCGGCTGTTCCAGCGCCATGTGAAATGCTCGCCGTCGCGTTATTACCTCAACCTGCGGCTGAAGCGGGCCCGCCAGTTGCTGCGCCAGACCTCAATGGCGATCATCGATATCGCCACCGCCTGTGGCTTTGTGTCCATGCCCCATTTCAGCAAATGCTATCGCGAATGTTTTGGCGTCCCTCCCCGGGACGACCGTTGCAGCCGCCCCGTGCCCAGGGCGGCCGAGGCTGCACCTGTCTTGCCCAGAACGGACTTTGCTGCCCACCTTGACACGGCGCGCAGCGAGCCTACCTTTGCGTCTGTGATCCTGTAA